From one Sulfurovum sp. UBA12169 genomic stretch:
- a CDS encoding leucine--tRNA ligase, with protein sequence MSYNPKEIEAKWQKTWEDEEAFEPSDSLEQKKKYILSMFPYPSGRIHMGHVRNYAIGDAFARYYRKQDYNVLHPIGWDAFGMPAENAAIKHKLHPKKWTYENIEYMRKELASLGLSFSKTREFATCDELYTRWEQEFIIKMYEEGLLYRESTTVNWCETCHTVLANEQVEEGCCWRCDNPVQLKQMPGYYIDIIKYADELLSDLEKLEGKWPSQVLTMQSNWIGKSQGLELEFKLSQESRKKLDGKFEGYTVFTTRPDTIYGVTYSALAAEHPITKYLIENNLLKTDTAQKITAIANMTERERAQADKEGYALGITVIHPLTGEEIPVWTANFVLASYGGGAVMAVPAHDERDFEFASKYDLPIKRVIHGNDDILPYTQEGILENSDVFTGMKNIEAKAAVIALFEENKQGKGTTNYKLRNWGVSRQRYWGAPIPFVHCEKCGLVPEKIENLPIALPEDVQITGEGNPLENHPVWKHCICPKCGNDALRETDTLDTFVQSSWYQFRYATNPKKWNEVGIDKEEANYWLAVDQYIGGIEHAILHLLYARFFTKVLRDLGYHDIDEPFERLLTQGMVLMDGAKMSKSKGNTVDPDALIAKYGADTARLFTLFAAPPQKELEWNDSAVEGAFRFIKKLYDRKEKVTHNALRDIDQKALGKETKAARAKVYEALQKSTDVYEKTFAFNTLIAACMEALNALDKQDNAEVWSEGMYIMLNLLEPIIPHVATELSDVLFDRKNLQSILEVKSEVFVQDVIVYVVMIGGKKRTEIEADPNMGQEEILSLAKEAGSKWLEGMSIIKEVVVPGKLVNLAVKPAS encoded by the coding sequence ATGAGTTACAATCCAAAAGAGATTGAAGCCAAATGGCAGAAAACATGGGAAGATGAAGAAGCATTTGAGCCTTCAGATTCTTTGGAGCAAAAGAAAAAATATATTTTAAGTATGTTTCCCTATCCAAGCGGACGTATCCATATGGGACATGTGCGTAACTATGCTATAGGCGATGCTTTTGCCCGTTATTATCGTAAGCAAGATTATAACGTATTGCATCCTATCGGGTGGGATGCCTTTGGAATGCCTGCTGAGAATGCAGCAATCAAACATAAACTTCATCCCAAAAAATGGACTTACGAAAATATAGAATATATGCGTAAAGAATTGGCTTCTTTGGGACTTTCGTTCTCCAAAACCCGTGAGTTTGCTACCTGTGATGAACTCTATACAAGGTGGGAACAAGAGTTTATTATCAAAATGTATGAAGAGGGATTGCTTTATCGCGAATCCACTACGGTCAACTGGTGTGAGACGTGCCATACGGTATTGGCTAATGAGCAGGTAGAGGAAGGATGCTGTTGGCGTTGTGATAATCCCGTACAGCTCAAGCAAATGCCGGGGTACTATATTGATATCATTAAGTATGCAGATGAACTCTTGAGCGATCTTGAGAAGCTTGAAGGCAAATGGCCTTCCCAGGTTCTCACAATGCAAAGCAATTGGATAGGAAAATCCCAAGGTTTGGAGCTTGAATTTAAACTGAGCCAAGAGAGTAGGAAAAAACTTGACGGAAAGTTTGAAGGATACACCGTCTTTACTACACGCCCGGACACTATTTACGGTGTGACGTATTCGGCACTCGCCGCAGAGCATCCCATTACAAAATATCTTATAGAAAATAACCTGCTCAAGACGGATACGGCTCAAAAAATTACAGCCATTGCCAATATGACAGAAAGAGAAAGAGCACAAGCAGACAAAGAAGGATACGCCCTTGGCATCACGGTGATTCATCCTCTTACGGGCGAAGAGATCCCTGTGTGGACGGCAAACTTCGTGTTGGCTTCTTATGGCGGGGGTGCTGTAATGGCAGTGCCTGCACATGATGAGAGAGATTTTGAATTTGCCTCAAAATACGATCTTCCCATAAAGCGAGTAATACACGGAAACGATGACATTCTTCCCTATACCCAAGAGGGTATATTGGAAAATTCTGACGTTTTTACGGGAATGAAAAATATAGAAGCCAAAGCAGCCGTTATCGCGCTTTTCGAAGAGAACAAACAGGGCAAGGGAACCACAAACTATAAGTTGAGAAATTGGGGAGTAAGCCGTCAGCGCTATTGGGGCGCTCCTATACCTTTTGTCCATTGTGAAAAGTGCGGGCTTGTGCCTGAAAAGATAGAAAATCTACCCATTGCGTTACCCGAAGATGTCCAAATTACAGGCGAAGGCAATCCTTTGGAGAATCACCCCGTATGGAAACACTGTATTTGCCCAAAATGCGGAAATGATGCTTTGCGTGAAACCGATACGCTTGATACCTTTGTGCAATCAAGCTGGTATCAGTTTCGATATGCAACCAATCCTAAGAAATGGAACGAGGTGGGTATTGACAAAGAAGAGGCAAATTATTGGCTGGCCGTGGACCAGTATATCGGCGGAATAGAACATGCCATCTTGCATCTGCTTTATGCACGATTTTTTACTAAAGTGTTACGGGATTTGGGTTATCATGATATTGATGAGCCGTTTGAGCGTCTTTTGACGCAGGGAATGGTGCTTATGGACGGTGCAAAGATGAGCAAATCCAAAGGCAATACGGTTGACCCCGATGCATTGATAGCAAAATACGGAGCCGATACCGCCAGGCTTTTTACTCTTTTTGCCGCGCCTCCCCAAAAAGAACTTGAATGGAATGATTCTGCGGTGGAGGGTGCATTTAGGTTTATCAAAAAACTTTATGACAGAAAAGAAAAAGTTACACATAATGCGCTTCGGGACATAGATCAAAAGGCCCTGGGAAAGGAAACTAAAGCCGCAAGAGCAAAAGTATATGAAGCTTTACAAAAATCTACGGATGTCTATGAAAAAACGTTTGCATTCAACACCCTTATTGCGGCATGCATGGAAGCACTTAATGCGCTGGACAAACAAGACAATGCGGAGGTGTGGAGTGAAGGAATGTATATTATGCTTAATCTTTTGGAGCCGATCATTCCGCATGTTGCAACAGAGTTAAGCGATGTTTTGTTTGATCGCAAAAATCTCCAGTCCATTCTTGAAGTTAAAAGCGAGGTTTTTGTGCAGGATGTGATCGTGTATGTCGTGATGATCGGAGGTAAAAAGCGTACCGAGATTGAAGCGGATCCAAATATGGGCCAA
- a CDS encoding DNA polymerase III subunit gamma/tau, which produces MSLALARKYRPATFDDLIGQEAVSQTLSLALDGDRLSHAYLFSGLRGSGKTSTARIFAKALLCEKGTTSHPCGECIHCVMANENRHIDIVEMDAASNRGIDDIKDLIEHTKYKPSLARYKIFIIDEVHMLTPQAFNALLKTLEEPPGFVKFILATTDPLKLPATILSRTQHFRFKKISHNLVLGHLEHILNLENIEYEKEALDIIARSGAGSLRDSLTLLDQAIVYSKNFVDISTVTGMLGIINPSILGQLLEDILHKDRSKILTFIHMASGYEAEMILDELTLYLKELLLAQNTIFSAMIIERFFRVIADAKNLLALGSDGEFVLTLTLFKMIEALEIKEIDAMIKSLKNELKGVQISVSTSACANKEEIIVPTEVITITQEEIVSSLPSKIEIQKTTVSLEEKTEKQTNRMLVADKMAPIPETQEASLPSLQEFNEQTAQITEANPYQNSFETLIEKIFDRNYELGACFEANITFESFQNNQLTWASTAEGEEKKLLIAHWGVINMFVKELFGLETKIINIAKENLPNLHSSEMKKNITSSYDKESEECSNFSSMIEEIEMKNSCVSSEAGETEAAKEKDPSTILEEPMIKEAIALLDPKKVRIKLNS; this is translated from the coding sequence GTGTCTTTAGCCCTTGCCAGAAAATACCGGCCTGCCACTTTTGATGACCTGATCGGTCAAGAGGCGGTTTCTCAGACACTCTCACTTGCTCTTGACGGCGACAGACTTTCTCATGCCTATCTTTTTTCAGGGCTGCGCGGAAGCGGAAAGACCTCTACGGCACGAATTTTTGCCAAGGCATTGCTTTGTGAAAAAGGAACAACTTCACACCCCTGCGGAGAATGCATTCATTGTGTTATGGCAAATGAAAATCGCCATATAGATATTGTTGAGATGGATGCTGCGTCTAATCGTGGAATTGACGACATTAAAGATCTTATCGAACACACCAAATACAAACCAAGTTTGGCAAGGTATAAGATTTTCATTATCGATGAAGTCCACATGTTAACCCCGCAAGCATTTAACGCACTGCTTAAGACGCTCGAGGAACCTCCTGGCTTTGTAAAATTTATTTTAGCTACAACCGATCCGCTGAAATTACCCGCAACCATTCTTTCAAGAACACAGCACTTTAGATTTAAAAAAATATCTCACAATCTTGTGCTTGGGCATCTTGAGCATATTCTCAATCTTGAAAATATAGAATACGAAAAAGAGGCTCTAGATATCATCGCCCGTAGCGGTGCAGGAAGCCTAAGAGATTCGTTGACACTGCTTGACCAAGCCATTGTTTATTCTAAAAATTTTGTTGATATCAGTACGGTTACGGGAATGCTTGGCATTATAAACCCAAGCATTTTAGGCCAGCTGCTTGAAGACATCCTGCACAAAGACCGTTCAAAAATACTTACCTTTATCCATATGGCATCGGGGTATGAAGCAGAAATGATACTTGATGAACTCACTCTTTATCTCAAAGAGTTGCTTCTTGCACAAAATACAATATTTTCGGCAATGATCATAGAACGTTTTTTTAGAGTGATCGCCGATGCGAAAAATTTACTTGCTCTGGGAAGCGATGGTGAGTTTGTGCTGACTTTAACACTCTTCAAAATGATAGAAGCGTTAGAAATTAAAGAGATTGATGCGATGATCAAATCTTTAAAAAATGAACTCAAGGGGGTGCAGATCTCTGTGTCGACATCTGCTTGTGCAAACAAAGAAGAAATCATTGTTCCCACCGAAGTCATTACCATTACCCAAGAAGAGATTGTTTCCTCTTTGCCTTCAAAAATAGAAATTCAAAAAACAACTGTCTCTCTTGAAGAAAAAACAGAAAAACAAACGAACAGAATGCTTGTTGCCGACAAAATGGCGCCTATTCCCGAAACACAAGAAGCATCTTTGCCTTCTTTGCAGGAATTCAATGAACAAACAGCCCAAATTACCGAGGCAAATCCCTATCAAAATAGTTTCGAGACACTCATTGAAAAAATATTTGACCGAAATTATGAGCTGGGTGCATGTTTTGAGGCCAATATCACCTTTGAAAGCTTTCAAAACAATCAACTCACATGGGCTTCTACGGCAGAGGGGGAGGAGAAAAAACTCCTTATTGCTCATTGGGGGGTTATCAATATGTTTGTTAAAGAGCTGTTTGGACTTGAGACAAAAATTATCAATATCGCCAAAGAAAATCTGCCGAACCTGCATAGCAGCGAAATGAAAAAAAATATTACTTCATCTTACGATAAAGAATCAGAAGAATGCAGTAATTTTTCTTCCATGATAGAAGAAATTGAAATGAAAAACTCCTGTGTTTCTTCAGAAGCCGGGGAAACAGAGGCAGCCAAAGAAAAAGACCCCTCCACCATCTTGGAAGAACCCATGATAAAAGAAGCGATTGCACTTCTAGATCCTAAAAAAGTACGCATTAAACTCAATTCATAA
- a CDS encoding metallophosphoesterase, translated as MKIGFIGDIVGKPGRLTVKRHLERLKQEHFLDYVIANYENASHGFGLTEKNCVELLGCGIDMMTGGNHSFDKKEVLPLFDTYPLIRPINYPQETPGKGVYETTISGQKIAILNLMGYYTMPMVDNPFTVISREIKRLKMKNIKHIVIDMHAEASSEKQVLLHMLKKDVSAILGTHTHVGTDDLQIVEGCCYVTDVGLTGCRDGVIGMHHDVPIKRFLTGLGGHFSVPETCKTLLQMVIFELDDEGRCRDAKKIKIYDNTPQIVTDAWTD; from the coding sequence TTGAAAATCGGTTTTATCGGAGATATTGTAGGTAAACCCGGCCGTCTTACGGTAAAGCGCCATCTTGAGCGCTTAAAACAAGAGCACTTTCTTGACTACGTGATAGCGAACTATGAAAATGCAAGTCACGGCTTTGGTCTCACAGAAAAAAACTGCGTAGAATTGCTAGGTTGCGGCATAGATATGATGACCGGCGGCAATCATAGCTTTGACAAGAAAGAGGTTTTGCCACTTTTTGATACCTATCCTCTTATTCGCCCCATTAACTATCCTCAAGAAACACCGGGAAAAGGGGTTTATGAGACTACTATATCAGGTCAAAAAATAGCCATACTAAACCTTATGGGTTACTATACTATGCCTATGGTGGACAATCCGTTTACTGTAATCTCGCGAGAAATTAAGCGGCTTAAAATGAAAAATATAAAGCATATAGTGATAGATATGCATGCTGAGGCGAGCAGTGAAAAGCAAGTACTTTTACATATGCTCAAAAAGGATGTAAGCGCTATACTCGGAACGCATACCCACGTAGGCACAGATGATTTGCAAATCGTAGAGGGATGCTGTTATGTTACCGACGTAGGGCTTACCGGCTGCAGAGACGGTGTGATCGGTATGCACCATGATGTACCCATAAAACGGTTTTTAACGGGATTGGGGGGGCATTTTAGCGTGCCTGAGACCTGTAAAACACTTTTGCAGATGGTGATATTTGAGCTTGATGATGAGGGGCGCTGCAGGGACGCAAAAAAAATAAAGATCTATGACAATACCCCCCAGATCGTCACAGATGCTTGGACAGATTGA